A stretch of the Teretinema zuelzerae genome encodes the following:
- a CDS encoding P83/100 family protein has translation MKKAVLIPLFFGLLAAAFSLEVNRTEISPTSGAPVIEFINYTGPQSVVNTAAEIRAIGSGMGSVIRPAALSGTPRETGDGEKYRIIHAVDPSAASGFDADILILGPQAGVDHIDNIHRILSAYLSSAYGYSESDSSTLAVFITAYNAVNRGKIDFFRSRYKQAVLGWLEPAKVGIALKYDEWPGNTQLVVPLSEPRLAGTLSSIDTSAISSPEVVSKMREDDGAGIDDRKKLADIKEKEADQAASRATESQKASADAKKAESDKKTEAAEAKKEAGAAVKEAEKARSEAEANPGDEAARQKAEDAEKKAQQQTAEAEKKEEELAQIQQEITKKEEESAKDQTLADKKESESRTDKKEVAADEQKAEDARKEEEKRQNEAALSSAEPAWTLRLTDDAALLSELVQINLVDGKILKTSPVNSIRGRTIYDTGTHLVAIAGKKSGSGAIRLVLIDPKSLEMAKQGEDPIAEQSVLVKGGNDWYAVIEGESGNFVVGRFDQELAVKAKSAVQVNPATAIVVTPRGLLVQNKEGGIRLLRATDLVDQSR, from the coding sequence ATGAAAAAAGCTGTATTGATTCCGCTGTTCTTTGGGCTGCTCGCCGCAGCCTTTTCCCTTGAAGTAAACCGGACCGAGATTTCTCCTACCTCCGGCGCGCCGGTTATCGAATTCATCAATTATACCGGGCCGCAAAGCGTCGTGAATACCGCGGCGGAGATCCGCGCCATCGGAAGCGGCATGGGAAGCGTCATACGGCCAGCCGCCCTTTCCGGAACCCCGCGGGAAACCGGAGACGGCGAGAAGTATCGGATCATTCACGCGGTCGATCCCTCAGCCGCGTCCGGCTTCGACGCGGACATCCTTATCCTCGGGCCTCAGGCAGGGGTCGACCACATAGACAATATTCACCGGATTCTTTCGGCCTACCTTTCCTCCGCGTACGGATATTCAGAAAGCGATTCGTCCACTCTGGCAGTCTTCATCACCGCCTACAACGCGGTGAACCGCGGAAAAATAGACTTTTTCCGTTCGCGCTACAAACAAGCGGTCCTCGGCTGGCTCGAGCCCGCCAAGGTCGGAATCGCGCTGAAATACGATGAATGGCCGGGGAATACCCAGCTTGTCGTTCCGCTTTCCGAGCCCCGCCTTGCCGGAACGCTTAGCAGCATAGACACCAGCGCGATCAGCAGCCCCGAGGTCGTTTCTAAAATGAGGGAAGACGACGGAGCCGGCATAGACGATAGAAAAAAACTAGCCGACATCAAGGAAAAGGAAGCGGATCAGGCAGCGTCCAGGGCGACGGAATCGCAGAAGGCCTCGGCGGATGCCAAAAAAGCCGAGTCAGATAAGAAAACGGAAGCAGCCGAAGCTAAAAAGGAAGCCGGCGCAGCGGTAAAAGAAGCCGAAAAGGCCCGCTCGGAAGCGGAAGCGAATCCCGGGGATGAAGCGGCCCGACAAAAGGCAGAGGATGCCGAGAAAAAAGCGCAGCAACAGACAGCCGAAGCTGAAAAAAAAGAAGAAGAGCTCGCTCAAATACAACAAGAAATAACGAAGAAAGAAGAAGAGTCCGCAAAGGATCAGACGCTTGCCGATAAAAAAGAAAGCGAGTCCCGCACTGATAAAAAAGAAGTTGCCGCCGACGAGCAAAAGGCAGAAGACGCGCGCAAGGAAGAGGAAAAACGACAGAACGAGGCGGCTCTCTCATCGGCTGAACCCGCCTGGACGCTCAGATTGACCGACGACGCCGCTCTATTGTCGGAATTAGTGCAAATCAACCTGGTGGACGGCAAGATATTGAAAACGTCTCCGGTTAATTCCATTCGAGGAAGAACGATATACGACACCGGAACGCATTTGGTAGCTATAGCAGGTAAAAAAAGCGGTTCCGGAGCGATCCGCCTGGTTCTGATCGATCCCAAATCGCTTGAAATGGCGAAGCAGGGAGAAGATCCTATCGCGGAGCAGAGCGTATTGGTTAAGGGCGGAAACGATTGGTACGCGGTGATTGAAGGCGAATCGGGAAATTTCGTCGTCGGACGCTTCGATCAGGAATTGGCGGTAAAGGCGAAGTCCGCTGTTCAGGTCAACCCTGCTACGGCAATCGTGGTAACGCCCCGCGGACTCTTGGTGCAGAACAAGGAAGGCGGCATCCGCCTGCTGCGGGCCACCGACCTTGTCGATCAATCAAGATAA
- the glgA gene encoding glycogen synthase GlgA: MKILMVTSEAVPFAKTGGLADAVSALSIALSKQGHDVRIVMPRYYKIDRSKLEHIPGPMGVHPGYQEIWTGVYQGALPDSTVPVYFIDHEQSFGRDGVYGVPGETDFNDNPQRFSLLGHAAFQLCRKIQWYPDVIHAHDWAAALAPILLKFNERKGEFAKTASVFTIHNIGYQGVYGKHLFPYTGLSWDNFYAAGFEDWDRMNFLKAALVSSDKLTTVSPTYAKEIQRPEYGFRMDGILRYRSTDLVGILNGVDTDIWNPGKDQLIPVQYTAKTLDKKKANKEALQKKMGLPVDPDVPIIGIITRLADQKGVSELFGPAYGSVWRMCSDIKLQMAVLGAGEAWCEAELKSLSANLPNFKAYVGYDESLSHLIEAGSDFFLMPSRYEPCGLNQMYSLLYGTLPIVRNTGGLADTVQNYNEQTGEGTGFILENLTPQSIYDTVGWAAYAWFNKKEHILAMQKRAMASEFGWDTSAKRYEDVYKSALSRLS, encoded by the coding sequence ATGAAGATTTTAATGGTTACGAGCGAGGCTGTTCCATTCGCGAAAACCGGAGGCCTTGCCGATGCTGTTTCCGCCCTTTCGATCGCCCTTTCAAAGCAGGGCCACGATGTGCGCATCGTCATGCCCAGGTACTATAAAATCGATCGTTCCAAGCTGGAACATATTCCCGGGCCTATGGGCGTTCATCCGGGCTACCAGGAGATTTGGACAGGCGTGTATCAGGGGGCTTTGCCCGATTCGACGGTTCCCGTCTATTTTATCGATCATGAACAGAGTTTCGGAAGAGACGGCGTGTACGGAGTTCCCGGCGAAACCGATTTCAACGACAATCCACAACGCTTTTCCCTTCTCGGACACGCGGCGTTTCAGTTGTGCAGAAAAATTCAATGGTATCCGGACGTCATCCATGCCCATGACTGGGCGGCGGCACTAGCGCCGATACTGTTGAAATTCAACGAACGAAAAGGCGAATTCGCGAAAACCGCGAGCGTATTCACGATCCACAACATCGGCTATCAGGGCGTTTACGGGAAGCATCTTTTCCCGTACACCGGACTGAGCTGGGATAATTTCTACGCCGCGGGCTTCGAAGACTGGGACAGAATGAACTTCCTCAAAGCAGCCCTCGTCTCTTCGGACAAGCTCACCACCGTTTCTCCGACCTACGCGAAAGAAATACAGCGGCCCGAATACGGATTCAGGATGGACGGAATCCTCCGCTACCGTTCGACGGATCTTGTCGGAATTTTGAACGGCGTCGATACCGATATCTGGAATCCGGGAAAGGATCAGCTGATTCCCGTTCAATACACCGCGAAAACGCTTGATAAGAAAAAGGCGAATAAGGAAGCTCTCCAGAAAAAGATGGGGCTGCCGGTAGATCCCGATGTTCCGATAATCGGTATTATCACCCGTCTTGCCGATCAGAAGGGCGTGTCAGAACTCTTCGGTCCGGCGTACGGCTCGGTTTGGAGAATGTGTTCGGACATAAAGCTTCAGATGGCGGTGCTCGGAGCGGGAGAGGCGTGGTGCGAGGCCGAACTGAAATCCCTCAGCGCGAATCTTCCGAATTTCAAGGCCTATGTCGGCTACGATGAATCGCTGAGCCATTTGATCGAAGCGGGCTCCGATTTCTTCCTGATGCCGTCGAGGTATGAACCGTGCGGACTCAACCAGATGTATTCGCTGCTGTACGGCACCTTGCCGATAGTCAGGAACACCGGCGGGCTTGCGGACACGGTGCAGAATTATAATGAACAGACGGGCGAGGGGACGGGCTTCATTCTTGAAAACCTCACCCCTCAAAGCATCTATGATACCGTCGGCTGGGCGGCCTACGCCTGGTTCAACAAGAAGGAACACATACTCGCCATGCAAAAGCGCGCCATGGCGAGCGAATTCGGCTGGGACACCTCCGCGAAACGCTATGAAGATGTCTACAAAAGCGCACTATCCCGGTTATCTTGA
- a CDS encoding pyridoxal phosphate-dependent aminotransferase, whose translation MPVAPSIKESMASSSFIRKMFEEGIQLKAQYGADNVYDFSIGNPDLEPPAKVHAVLAEIAASPEKGLHAYMPNPGYKETREAMAKKTSAEQGVPVDFSHIVMAVGAAGAMNSVFKAVLSPGDEVAVPAPFFAEYTHYARNHGASLKQIPTKEDFSLDFDAIASALTEKTSVFIINSPNNPTGKIYTAAEIAGLAAVLESHRVKTGKTVVLVADEPYRDIVYDNRAVSPVFPHWPATVVVTSFAKNLSLPGERIGFAAVNPACPDAKDMLDAIIFSTRVLGFVNAPAIFQRVVAKCWNEPVDYSLYAARREKLAAVLDAAGIEYFLPEGAFYLFCKVPAPREAAHTAGSDGEFCDHMKKHRILGVPGTGFGKKGWFRLAFCAPMRSIELSAEAFKAARASW comes from the coding sequence ATGCCTGTCGCACCATCCATTAAAGAGTCCATGGCCTCTTCATCCTTTATCAGAAAAATGTTCGAAGAAGGAATCCAGCTCAAAGCGCAGTACGGCGCCGATAATGTATATGATTTCAGCATCGGAAACCCCGATCTCGAGCCGCCCGCCAAAGTTCACGCGGTTCTCGCGGAGATAGCGGCATCCCCGGAAAAAGGCCTTCACGCGTACATGCCGAATCCCGGATACAAGGAAACCCGCGAAGCAATGGCGAAAAAAACGAGCGCGGAGCAGGGCGTTCCGGTCGATTTTTCCCATATCGTAATGGCTGTCGGCGCGGCCGGCGCTATGAACTCCGTTTTCAAGGCGGTTCTTTCTCCCGGGGACGAAGTCGCCGTTCCCGCCCCGTTTTTCGCCGAATACACCCATTACGCGCGCAATCACGGAGCTTCGTTGAAGCAGATACCGACTAAAGAGGATTTCTCCCTCGATTTCGACGCGATCGCGTCGGCACTTACGGAGAAAACTTCGGTATTCATCATCAACTCGCCGAACAACCCGACCGGAAAAATTTATACCGCCGCAGAAATTGCAGGCCTCGCCGCCGTCCTTGAAAGCCACCGCGTAAAAACGGGCAAGACGGTAGTTCTCGTAGCGGACGAGCCGTACCGCGACATCGTCTACGACAACCGCGCTGTGTCGCCCGTGTTTCCGCATTGGCCCGCGACGGTCGTCGTCACCTCCTTCGCGAAAAACTTGAGCCTTCCCGGGGAGCGGATCGGCTTCGCCGCGGTGAATCCCGCCTGCCCGGACGCAAAAGACATGCTCGACGCGATCATATTCTCTACCCGCGTTCTCGGCTTCGTCAACGCGCCGGCTATTTTTCAGCGCGTAGTCGCTAAATGCTGGAACGAGCCGGTCGATTACTCCCTCTACGCCGCGCGCCGCGAAAAACTCGCCGCAGTGCTGGACGCAGCCGGAATCGAATACTTTCTGCCGGAAGGCGCCTTTTATCTGTTCTGCAAGGTTCCCGCCCCGCGCGAAGCCGCTCACACGGCCGGTTCGGACGGAGAGTTTTGCGACCATATGAAAAAACACCGCATTCTCGGCGTTCCCGGAACCGGGTTCGGTAAAAAAGGGTGGTTCCGGCTCGCGTTCTGCGCTCCGATGCGTTCGATCGAACTTTCCGCCGAAGCCTTCAAGGCGGCGCGGGCAAGCTGGTAA
- a CDS encoding winged helix-turn-helix transcriptional regulator — protein MEQDSEYLLLESIKDLGEKQESISQRDLSREVQLSLGMTNVILKRLAEKGLIRVRRVSSRTVTYVLTPEGLNELARRTWRSLKRTIKKVSDCRDQVQQLVETAAATGHSQIILLGDSDLDFIVEYAASRAGLHFTTVMQETQIPADAFVFVSENWKGSWNQACRDSTTVYTLLTGEKICAPMC, from the coding sequence ATGGAACAGGATTCTGAATATCTGCTGCTTGAAAGCATAAAAGATCTCGGCGAAAAACAGGAAAGCATCAGCCAGCGCGATCTTTCGCGCGAGGTTCAGCTATCTCTGGGGATGACCAACGTAATCCTCAAGCGCCTCGCGGAAAAGGGTCTTATCAGAGTTCGCAGGGTTTCTTCCCGCACGGTTACCTATGTATTGACTCCTGAAGGCTTGAACGAGCTGGCGCGCAGGACATGGCGCTCGCTGAAGCGCACCATCAAAAAGGTGTCCGACTGCAGGGACCAGGTTCAACAGCTCGTCGAAACGGCCGCAGCGACCGGACACTCACAGATCATTCTTCTCGGCGACAGCGATCTCGACTTCATCGTCGAATACGCGGCGTCGCGCGCTGGACTTCATTTTACGACCGTAATGCAAGAGACTCAAATACCCGCGGACGCGTTCGTGTTCGTGTCCGAAAACTGGAAGGGAAGCTGGAACCAGGCCTGCCGCGATTCCACGACGGTCTATACCCTGCTTACAGGAGAAAAAATATGTGCACCGATGTGTTGA
- a CDS encoding mannose-1-phosphate guanylyltransferase, which translates to MCTDVLILAGGSGERLWPVSDAKKPKQFMSLGDGDSFLQSAIRKAFSLGISGNICIVTRKDWTDLVVQDVLDLSERMKEPSLLAKTLVMSEPRGRNTAPAIAWTARYLLSLKRSEPVNILMMASDHIIKPADAFISDAELASSLANEGNLVTFSIPPASPATGYGYIKAGAQISVADGSSGRAFKVDSFKEKPDAATARAWVEDGHYFWNSGLYAFRADFFLSELAEYSPEIAKAFENTGNGSIVEHASGVGVMTVSPGIAEAYEQTPAVSIDYAVSEKSKKTVSVRASFLWDDVGTWDSLAAYFDGYPENAAPVDTRNCFVQSDIPVALCGVDDLVVVIKNGKALVARRGETNLVKDALSILKQKGLA; encoded by the coding sequence ATGTGCACCGATGTGTTGATTCTTGCCGGCGGTTCCGGAGAACGACTCTGGCCGGTTTCGGACGCGAAAAAACCGAAACAGTTCATGTCCCTCGGCGACGGAGACAGTTTTCTGCAATCCGCGATCCGCAAAGCTTTTTCCCTCGGAATCTCCGGGAATATCTGCATCGTGACGCGTAAGGACTGGACAGATCTGGTCGTTCAGGACGTGCTCGATCTATCGGAGAGAATGAAGGAGCCTTCGCTTCTCGCAAAGACCCTCGTCATGAGCGAGCCGCGCGGAAGAAACACCGCTCCGGCGATCGCGTGGACCGCCCGATACCTGCTGTCCCTGAAAAGAAGCGAACCCGTCAATATCCTGATGATGGCGAGCGACCATATCATCAAGCCGGCCGACGCCTTTATATCCGACGCGGAACTCGCCTCGAGCCTCGCGAACGAGGGAAATCTCGTCACCTTTTCGATTCCTCCCGCATCTCCCGCAACCGGCTATGGATACATCAAGGCAGGCGCGCAGATCTCCGTTGCGGACGGCAGCTCCGGCAGAGCGTTCAAGGTCGACTCGTTCAAGGAAAAACCAGACGCGGCGACCGCCCGAGCCTGGGTCGAAGACGGGCATTATTTCTGGAACTCGGGCCTCTACGCCTTCAGGGCCGACTTTTTCCTTTCCGAACTCGCCGAGTATTCCCCTGAAATCGCGAAGGCGTTCGAGAACACCGGAAACGGCAGCATCGTCGAGCATGCATCGGGAGTCGGCGTAATGACCGTATCTCCCGGCATTGCCGAAGCCTACGAACAGACTCCCGCCGTCTCCATCGACTACGCGGTGAGCGAGAAATCGAAGAAAACCGTCTCCGTCAGGGCGTCGTTTCTGTGGGACGACGTGGGCACCTGGGATTCTCTCGCGGCGTATTTCGACGGCTACCCCGAAAACGCGGCCCCCGTCGATACGCGCAATTGCTTCGTCCAGTCGGACATACCGGTAGCGCTCTGCGGAGTCGACGATCTGGTCGTAGTCATTAAAAACGGAAAAGCGTTGGTCGCCCGCCGGGGAGAAACAAACCTGGTCAAGGACGCGCTTTCGATATTAAAGCAAAAGGGATTGGCGTGA
- a CDS encoding NAD-dependent epimerase, with the protein MKYFVTGAAGFIGSFVCKKLLEEGHSVVGFDSINDYYRVDLKQDRLSMLSSLPESQIEGRWTFHHARLEDQASLDEIFSRNAFDRVIHLAAQAGVRYSIENPGAYCDSNLRGFLNVLEACRNHRIPHLAFASSSSVYGMNRKAPFSEQDPVDHPVSLYAATKRANELMAHTYAHLYGLPVTGMRFFTVYGPMGRPDMAYFKFADAILKNQTIDVYNNGDLLRDFTYIDDVVKAVCLIADRPAPADKSFDAEHPRPDSSSAPYRIYNIGNSNPEKLETFIGLLEKSLGKTAQKNYLPMQAGDVYMTSADTTALLNDFGWAPSTPLETGLVRFARWYKEKQPWLQ; encoded by the coding sequence GTGAAATATTTCGTGACCGGAGCCGCGGGTTTCATCGGCTCCTTCGTATGCAAAAAGCTTCTCGAGGAAGGACACTCGGTAGTCGGTTTCGATTCGATCAACGACTATTACCGGGTCGATTTAAAGCAGGACCGGCTGTCCATGCTCTCCTCCCTTCCCGAGTCCCAAATAGAAGGCCGGTGGACCTTCCATCACGCACGGCTCGAGGATCAGGCGTCTCTCGATGAAATTTTCTCCCGCAACGCATTCGACCGGGTGATTCATCTGGCCGCCCAGGCGGGAGTCCGCTATAGCATTGAAAATCCGGGAGCTTATTGCGACAGCAACTTGAGGGGCTTCCTTAATGTTCTGGAGGCGTGCAGGAACCACCGGATTCCGCACCTTGCATTCGCGTCGAGCTCCTCGGTGTACGGCATGAACCGCAAGGCGCCGTTTTCCGAGCAAGATCCTGTCGACCATCCCGTCAGTCTGTACGCCGCGACGAAACGCGCAAACGAACTGATGGCCCACACATACGCCCATCTCTACGGCCTCCCCGTCACCGGAATGCGATTTTTCACCGTCTACGGACCGATGGGACGCCCCGACATGGCGTATTTTAAATTCGCGGACGCCATTCTGAAAAACCAGACGATAGATGTGTACAATAACGGAGACCTTCTTCGGGACTTTACCTATATCGACGATGTGGTGAAAGCCGTTTGCCTGATAGCGGACAGGCCCGCTCCTGCAGACAAAAGCTTCGATGCCGAACACCCAAGGCCCGACAGCTCGTCCGCCCCGTACAGGATTTACAACATCGGCAACAGCAATCCCGAGAAACTGGAAACCTTCATCGGCCTTTTGGAGAAAAGCCTCGGAAAAACCGCGCAAAAAAACTATCTGCCCATGCAGGCAGGAGACGTTTATATGACCTCGGCAGACACCACAGCCCTTTTGAACGATTTCGGCTGGGCGCCGTCGACGCCGCTTGAAACAGGACTAGTAAGATTCGCTCGCTGGTATAAGGAGAAGCAACCATGGCTACAATAG
- a CDS encoding UDP-glucose dehydrogenase family protein, whose amino-acid sequence MATIAVAGTGYVGLVSGACLADFGNTVVCVDNNPDKIKTLKAGGIPIYEPGLEDVVQRNVASGRLSFTTDMAAAVRASDVVFIAVGTPPADDGSADLKYVEAVAREIARAMDGYKVVVDKSTVPVGTGRKVKAWMAEELGKRGAEAAGYGFDVVSNPEFLREGSAVQDFMHPDRVVIGAESLKARALMKDVYRSLYINETPYIETNIETAEMIKYASNSFLAVKITFINEVANLCEKVGANVQDVAKAMGRDGRIGGKFLHPGPGYGGSCFPKDTQAMARIGRDNGEPLSIVETTIEANERQKNRMVHKIEAGMGGSGSLKGKTIAVLGLAFKPNTDDMREAPAITIIEGLVALGAKIRACDPAAVAEAKWRLESVKDSVAFCASEYESMEKADALVLMTEWNQYRNLDLDRVKTLLNRPLFFDLRNVYKREDVESKGFVYHAVGK is encoded by the coding sequence ATGGCTACAATAGCAGTCGCAGGAACCGGATACGTCGGCTTGGTTTCCGGAGCATGTCTCGCGGATTTCGGAAACACCGTCGTGTGCGTGGACAACAATCCCGATAAGATCAAAACGCTGAAAGCCGGCGGAATTCCCATATACGAGCCCGGCCTCGAAGACGTAGTGCAGCGGAACGTCGCGTCCGGAAGGCTCTCCTTCACTACCGACATGGCGGCCGCCGTGCGCGCCTCGGACGTCGTCTTTATCGCCGTCGGCACTCCCCCCGCGGACGACGGCAGCGCGGATCTGAAATACGTCGAAGCGGTCGCGAGGGAAATCGCGCGGGCCATGGACGGATACAAGGTTGTCGTGGATAAAAGCACCGTTCCCGTCGGAACCGGCAGAAAGGTGAAGGCCTGGATGGCGGAGGAGCTCGGAAAGCGCGGAGCCGAAGCGGCCGGATACGGCTTCGACGTCGTCTCAAATCCCGAATTCCTGCGCGAAGGATCGGCCGTCCAGGACTTCATGCACCCGGACCGGGTGGTCATCGGCGCGGAGAGCCTCAAGGCGCGCGCCCTCATGAAGGACGTATACCGCTCCCTCTACATCAACGAAACTCCGTACATCGAAACGAATATCGAAACCGCGGAAATGATTAAATACGCGTCGAACTCCTTCCTTGCGGTTAAAATAACCTTCATCAACGAGGTCGCTAACCTCTGCGAAAAAGTCGGCGCGAATGTTCAGGACGTCGCGAAGGCGATGGGTCGCGACGGACGCATCGGCGGCAAGTTCCTGCATCCCGGTCCCGGATACGGCGGAAGCTGCTTCCCAAAGGATACGCAGGCAATGGCCCGCATCGGTCGGGACAACGGCGAACCGCTGAGCATCGTCGAAACTACCATCGAAGCGAACGAGCGCCAGAAGAACCGAATGGTTCATAAAATCGAAGCCGGCATGGGCGGAAGCGGCAGCCTCAAGGGTAAAACGATCGCGGTTCTCGGACTCGCCTTCAAACCCAACACCGACGATATGCGCGAGGCCCCGGCCATCACCATCATCGAAGGACTGGTCGCCCTGGGAGCGAAAATCCGCGCCTGCGACCCCGCGGCCGTCGCCGAAGCGAAATGGCGCCTCGAATCCGTAAAGGATTCCGTCGCGTTCTGCGCTTCCGAATACGAGTCGATGGAAAAAGCCGACGCACTCGTTCTCATGACGGAATGGAATCAATACCGGAATCTGGATCTCGACCGGGTTAAGACCCTTTTAAACCGCCCGCTCTTCTTCGACCTCAGGAACGTCTACAAACGGGAAGACGTCGAATCGAAGGGCTTCGTCTACCACGCGGTCGGCAAATGA
- a CDS encoding capsule assembly Wzi family protein, whose translation MRLPRLSAGFFSLLCIGAGFVSAQEALLSVEENYYQFLSLDGSVDKPYLNYRTLSDSSWDVSGIEGPWAGERLGGMKSLTEDMSFRLYGPSLYTSWNSAAPYGQNDGALWQGKGFNSSFSAGARLEGFGFELTLKPEVSFSQNLSFDLVAPNTAYSENDAYAGKAGEYGYYGIASIDAPQRFGDDSFYTLSWGDSEIRYTWKTLTAGFGTQLIWLGPARINPILHSNNAAPYPKADIGIRPTQVELPYLGWNLGKFEARTWVGQLSESDWFDNNPENDRNMISGLTVSWAPSFLEGLTLSANRVYLAPWKIESYATIPSLFFFKWNNSGDQDVWDQRASVSFSWLSAKGGIEVYGEAGINDYCPSLDGYIRYPFHSMVYTGGLVKKATLPLFGGIPVEILAEWSNLEMSQDFQFQWPSTFYAHHQIKQGYTSSGQWLGAGNGTGGNSQYLGITGYFPKGNATIFVHRTNPDNDFIYAKAVDGYDPDDNTGTTHIEDIKANLAFGCAGTLNILDNWILFGSGSVVMSLNPIYKTQSWNIANKRIGCNIISGITYKF comes from the coding sequence ATGAGATTACCGAGGCTTTCGGCCGGATTTTTCAGTCTTCTCTGCATCGGCGCGGGCTTCGTTTCCGCACAGGAAGCGCTGTTGTCGGTCGAAGAAAACTATTACCAGTTTCTCTCACTCGACGGATCCGTCGATAAACCGTATTTGAATTACCGCACGCTTTCCGATTCGTCATGGGACGTCTCCGGAATCGAAGGCCCCTGGGCCGGCGAGCGGCTGGGAGGCATGAAGTCTCTGACAGAAGATATGTCCTTCCGCCTGTACGGCCCTTCACTCTATACATCGTGGAACAGCGCCGCTCCCTACGGCCAGAACGACGGAGCCCTGTGGCAGGGAAAAGGCTTTAACTCGAGCTTTTCGGCCGGCGCGCGGCTCGAAGGATTCGGCTTCGAACTCACCTTGAAGCCGGAAGTCTCTTTTTCGCAAAACCTCTCCTTCGATTTGGTCGCGCCGAATACTGCGTATTCCGAGAACGACGCCTATGCAGGGAAGGCCGGGGAATACGGCTACTACGGCATCGCCTCCATAGACGCGCCCCAGCGCTTCGGCGACGATTCCTTTTATACGCTGAGCTGGGGAGATTCGGAAATCCGCTATACATGGAAAACCCTCACCGCGGGCTTCGGCACGCAGCTGATCTGGCTCGGCCCGGCGAGAATCAATCCGATCCTTCACTCTAACAACGCAGCCCCCTACCCCAAGGCAGACATCGGAATCCGCCCGACGCAAGTCGAGCTTCCCTACCTCGGCTGGAATCTGGGAAAGTTCGAAGCGCGAACCTGGGTCGGCCAGCTCTCCGAATCCGATTGGTTCGACAACAACCCCGAAAACGACCGCAACATGATCTCGGGCCTCACGGTCTCCTGGGCTCCGTCCTTTTTGGAAGGGCTGACCCTGTCCGCGAACAGGGTGTATCTCGCGCCCTGGAAAATCGAAAGCTACGCTACCATTCCATCTCTCTTTTTCTTTAAATGGAATAACAGCGGTGACCAGGACGTTTGGGATCAACGGGCGTCGGTGTCATTCTCCTGGCTTTCCGCGAAAGGCGGAATCGAAGTATACGGCGAAGCAGGAATCAACGATTACTGCCCTAGTTTGGACGGTTATATCCGGTACCCCTTCCATTCGATGGTGTACACCGGAGGACTCGTTAAAAAGGCGACGCTTCCTTTGTTCGGCGGAATTCCTGTAGAAATCCTTGCTGAGTGGTCCAATCTTGAGATGTCTCAGGATTTCCAATTCCAGTGGCCGTCCACATTCTATGCCCACCATCAGATTAAGCAAGGCTATACTTCCTCGGGCCAGTGGCTGGGAGCGGGAAACGGCACCGGCGGAAACAGCCAGTATCTCGGAATTACCGGATATTTCCCGAAAGGAAACGCGACGATATTTGTTCACAGAACGAATCCTGATAACGATTTTATTTATGCAAAAGCAGTAGACGGTTATGATCCCGATGATAATACTGGGACTACACATATTGAAGACATAAAAGCTAATTTGGCTTTCGGTTGTGCGGGAACACTCAACATACTTGATAACTGGATATTATTTGGATCAGGTTCAGTGGTTATGTCTTTAAATCCTATATATAAAACACAAAGCTGGAATATTGCAAATAAAAGAATTGGGTGCAATATTATATCAGGAATTACATATAAATTTTAG